One part of the Arabidopsis thaliana chromosome 1 sequence genome encodes these proteins:
- a CDS encoding S-adenosyl-L-methionine-dependent methyltransferases superfamily protein (S-adenosyl-L-methionine-dependent methyltransferases superfamily protein; FUNCTIONS IN: methyltransferase activity; INVOLVED IN: metabolic process; LOCATED IN: chloroplast, plastoglobule; EXPRESSED IN: 24 plant structures; EXPRESSED DURING: 15 growth stages; CONTAINS InterPro DOMAIN/s: Methyltransferase type 11 (InterPro:IPR013216); BEST Arabidopsis thaliana protein match is: S-adenosyl-L-methionine-dependent methyltransferases superfamily protein (TAIR:AT2G41040.1); Has 6083 Blast hits to 6080 proteins in 1590 species: Archae - 290; Bacteria - 4806; Metazoa - 59; Fungi - 169; Plants - 213; Viruses - 0; Other Eukaryotes - 546 (source: NCBI BLink).) translates to MPMTVVSGRFSTALLPTCFSLSRLHSVKYAAQRRVVFVSRSAHASSASVSVETNSNSNVDFVIEKKDKNRGEKKILACPICYNSLAWISQPNGLIESAASGIQVQCNTCKRSYSGNETHLDLAVASGSKRYSEPMPLSTELFRTPLVSFLYERGWRQNFIWGGFPGPEKEFEMAKAYLKPVLGGNIIDASCGSGMFSRLFTRSDLFSLVIALDYSENMLRQCYELLNKEENFPNKEKLVLVRADIARLPFLSGSVDAVHAGAALHCWPSPSSAVAEISRVLRPGGVFVATTFIYDGPFSFIPFLKNLRQEIMRYSGSHIFLNERELEDICKACGLVNFTRVRNGPFIMLSATKPS, encoded by the exons ATGCCGATGACGGTTGTTTCCGGTCGATTCTCAACGGCGTTGCTCCCTACTTGCTTTTCCTTGTCGCGGTTGCATTCCGTCAAGTACGCCGCTCAAAGACGGGTTGTTTTCGTTTCCAGATCAGCTCACGCCTCTTCAGCCTCCGTCTCCGTTGAGACAAATTCGAATTCGAAT GTGGATTTTGTTATCGAGAAGAAGGATAAGAAcagaggagagaagaagattctagCTTGTCCCATCTGTTATAACTCCTTAGCATGGATTAGTCAACCTAATGGATTAAT AGAATCTGCTGCCTCTGGTATTCAAGTACAATGCAATACATGTAAAAGGAGTTACTCGGGTAATGAGACGCATCTTGATTTGGCTGTTGCTAGTGGAAGCAAGAGATACAGTGAACCGATGCCTCTTTCCACTGAGTTATTTAG gaCTCCACTGGTCTCGTTTCTCTATGAGAGGGGTTGGCGTCAGAATTTCATATGGGGAGGTTTTCCAGGACCAGAGAAAGAG TTTGAAATGGCTAAGGCCTATCTGAAGCCTGTTTTGGGAGGCAATATCATTGATGCTAGTTGTGGAAGTGGGATGTTCTCGAGGTTATTCACTAGAAGTGATCTATTTTCTCTGGTTATTGCTCTAGATTACTCAGAGAATATGCTGCGACAATGCTATGAACTcttaaataaagaagaaaactttccCAACAAAGA GAAACTTGTTCTAGTCCGAGCTGACATTGCTAGACTCCCTTTCCTTTCGGGTTCAGTTGACGCTGTCCATGCTGGTGCTGCTCTGCATTGCTGGCCTTCACCATCCTCAGCC GTTGCTGAGATAAGCCGTGTTCTTAGACCTGGAGGAGTATTTGTGGCCACCACATTTATCTATGACGGTCCATTCAGTTTTATCCCCTTCTTGAAGAATCTTCGTCAG GAAATAATGAGATATTCAGGTTCTCACATTTTCCTAAATGAACGTGAGCTTGAAGATATCTGCAAAGCCTGTGGTCTCGTTAACTTCACTCGTGTTAGAAACGGGCCATTTATAATGCTATCTGCAACAAAACCCAGCTAA